A window of the Rhizobium brockwellii genome harbors these coding sequences:
- a CDS encoding lysine-2,3-aminomutase-like protein: MNVVKPIKSVDDLLKAGLVAPADRARLEEVAARYAIALTPAISELIDRADPDDPIARQFVPDAAELTIAPEERADPIGDHAHSPVEGIVHRYPDRVLLKAVHVCPVYCRFCFRREMVGPQGLGTLDAAAMQAAFDYIGGHEEIWEVILTGGDPLVLSPRRLRDIMEALARITHVKIVRFHTRVPVVDPEKIDAALIGALKASGKTVYVALHANHPRELTPEARAACARLVDAGIAMVSQSVLLKGVNDDPDVLAKLMKAFVEIRVKPYYLHHPDLAPGTSHFRMTIEEGQEIVAALRGRISGLCQPAYILDIPGGHGKAVVSASAIRATGDGCYSVTDYRGGEHSYPPAD, translated from the coding sequence ATGAATGTCGTCAAACCGATCAAGAGCGTCGACGATCTTCTGAAGGCGGGGCTGGTCGCCCCTGCCGATCGTGCGAGGCTCGAGGAGGTTGCGGCGCGTTACGCGATTGCGCTGACGCCTGCGATCAGCGAGCTCATAGATCGAGCCGACCCCGATGATCCGATCGCTCGGCAATTCGTGCCAGATGCAGCCGAACTTACGATCGCCCCGGAAGAACGCGCTGATCCGATCGGCGATCATGCCCACAGCCCCGTCGAAGGTATCGTTCACCGCTATCCCGATCGTGTCTTGCTCAAGGCCGTGCATGTCTGCCCGGTCTATTGCCGCTTCTGCTTCCGGCGCGAAATGGTCGGGCCGCAGGGCCTCGGCACGCTCGATGCGGCGGCGATGCAGGCCGCTTTCGATTATATCGGCGGTCATGAGGAGATCTGGGAGGTCATCCTCACCGGCGGCGATCCGCTGGTGCTTTCGCCGCGCCGGCTCCGCGACATCATGGAGGCGCTTGCCAGGATCACGCATGTGAAGATCGTGCGTTTCCATACGCGTGTTCCGGTCGTCGATCCTGAGAAGATCGATGCGGCGCTAATTGGCGCGCTGAAGGCGAGCGGCAAGACGGTCTATGTGGCGCTGCACGCCAATCATCCGCGCGAACTGACGCCGGAAGCGCGGGCGGCCTGCGCCCGCCTCGTCGATGCCGGCATCGCGATGGTCAGCCAGTCGGTGCTACTCAAGGGTGTCAACGACGATCCCGACGTGCTTGCGAAGCTGATGAAGGCCTTCGTCGAGATCCGCGTCAAACCCTATTACCTGCATCACCCGGATCTGGCGCCCGGCACCAGTCATTTCAGAATGACGATCGAGGAGGGGCAGGAGATCGTCGCGGCGTTGCGCGGGCGGATTTCCGGTCTCTGCCAGCCGGCCTACATCCTCGATATCCCCGGCGGTCACGGCAAGGCCGTCGTCAGCGCAAGCGCGATCCGGGCAACAGGCGACGGATGTTATTCCGTCACCGATTATCGCGGCGGCGAGCATTCCTATCCGCCGGCCGATTGA
- the epmA gene encoding EF-P lysine aminoacylase EpmA — MNSSAKASPWWTPSVHADRRPFLIGRNAIQAALRGFFAREDFIEVDTAVLQVSPGNEAHLHAFATEALATDGQKAPFYLHTSPEFACKKLLAAGEERISCFAHVYRNRERGPLHHPEFTMLEWYRAGESYESLMMDCVRILALATETVKTGKLAYRGAESDPFAGPERISVAEAFERHAGIDLLASVATDGSTDRDHLAAETKRVGMRVADDDGWADLFSRVLVEKIEPHLGFGRITILDEYPISEAALARPSARDPRVAERFELYACGVELANGFGELTNAAEQRRRFEIEMAEKARVYGETYPIDEDFLAALSLMPEASGIALGFDRLVMLATGASRIDQVLWAPVAECGR; from the coding sequence ATGAACTCTTCGGCGAAAGCGTCTCCCTGGTGGACCCCGTCCGTGCATGCCGATCGCCGTCCGTTCCTGATCGGGCGCAATGCGATCCAGGCGGCCTTGCGCGGGTTTTTCGCGCGCGAGGATTTCATCGAGGTGGATACGGCGGTGCTGCAGGTCTCTCCCGGCAATGAGGCGCATCTGCATGCCTTCGCCACGGAAGCACTGGCGACGGATGGGCAAAAGGCGCCGTTCTACCTGCACACCTCGCCGGAATTTGCCTGCAAGAAGCTGCTTGCGGCGGGCGAGGAGCGCATCTCGTGTTTTGCCCATGTCTATCGCAACCGCGAGCGCGGGCCGCTGCATCATCCTGAGTTCACCATGCTCGAATGGTATCGGGCCGGCGAAAGCTACGAGAGCCTGATGATGGATTGCGTGCGGATCCTGGCGCTTGCGACTGAGACGGTAAAGACCGGGAAGCTTGCCTATCGCGGCGCCGAGAGCGATCCCTTCGCCGGGCCGGAGCGGATCAGCGTTGCCGAAGCATTCGAGCGTCATGCCGGCATCGATCTTCTCGCCTCGGTCGCAACCGATGGTTCGACCGACCGCGACCATCTGGCGGCCGAGACGAAGCGCGTCGGCATGCGTGTTGCCGATGACGACGGCTGGGCCGATCTCTTCAGCCGGGTGCTGGTCGAAAAGATCGAGCCGCATCTCGGTTTCGGCCGCATCACCATCCTCGACGAATATCCGATCTCGGAGGCGGCCCTTGCGCGTCCCTCGGCACGCGACCCCAGGGTTGCCGAGCGTTTCGAGCTCTATGCCTGCGGCGTCGAGCTTGCGAACGGCTTCGGCGAACTCACCAATGCTGCCGAACAGCGGCGACGGTTCGAGATCGAGATGGCCGAGAAGGCGCGGGTCTACGGCGAGACCTATCCGATTGACGAGGATTTCCTCGCCGCGCTGTCGCTGATGCCTGAGGCAAGCGGTATCGCGCTCGGCTTCGACCGGTTGGTGATGCTGGCGACGGGAGCATCACGCATCGACCAGGTGCTCTGGGCGCCGGTGGCGGAGTGCGGGCGATGA
- the efp gene encoding elongation factor P: MVKVIASSVRKGNVLDVDGKLYVVLTAQNFHPGKGTPVTQVDMRRIVDGVKVSERWRTTEQVERAFVEDVSFQFLYEDGEGFHFMNPASYDQVVVDVDTMGDDKAYLQEGMSCILSMHEGIALALQLPRHVTLEIMETEPVVKGQTASSSYKPAILSNGVRAMVPPHINAGTRVVIATEDNSYVERAKD; encoded by the coding sequence ATGGTCAAGGTCATCGCCTCTTCGGTCCGCAAGGGCAACGTTCTCGATGTCGACGGCAAGCTCTACGTCGTTCTCACCGCCCAGAACTTTCATCCGGGCAAGGGCACGCCGGTCACCCAGGTCGACATGCGCCGCATCGTCGACGGCGTGAAGGTTTCCGAGCGTTGGCGCACCACCGAACAGGTCGAGCGCGCCTTCGTCGAAGACGTCTCCTTCCAGTTTCTCTATGAAGACGGCGAAGGCTTTCACTTCATGAACCCGGCGAGCTACGATCAGGTCGTCGTCGATGTCGACACGATGGGTGACGACAAGGCTTACCTGCAGGAAGGCATGTCCTGCATCCTCTCGATGCATGAAGGTATTGCGCTGGCGCTCCAACTGCCGCGCCACGTCACGCTCGAAATCATGGAGACGGAACCGGTCGTCAAGGGCCAGACGGCATCGTCCTCCTACAAGCCGGCGATACTGTCGAACGGCGTGCGCGCCATGGTGCCGCCGCACATCAATGCCGGCACCCGCGTCGTCATCGCCACCGAAGACAATTCCTACGTCGAACGCGCCAAGGACTGA
- a CDS encoding SIS domain-containing protein: MTDITDAYFSNLIGRLEELKQTLAQPMAQAAAVILDAARGDKRVYVFGTGHSHMLAEEVHYRAGGLAFTVPVLVGSAMLHEGAVISSVYERTQGLVRPMLERYGMQPGDVIIIASNSGVNAAPIEAADYAREIGAKVIAITSIAYSSAIANGRRRLADVADVVLDNGLPPGDAVVDLEGTGLRVGPVSTAVGVTVINAIFAEVASELSKSGDAPIYLSANMPGAAEINQKLVKKYRPRNPHL, from the coding sequence ATGACCGACATTACCGATGCCTATTTCTCCAACCTCATCGGCCGGCTGGAGGAACTGAAGCAGACGCTTGCCCAGCCGATGGCGCAGGCAGCAGCCGTCATCCTCGATGCTGCCCGAGGCGACAAGCGTGTCTATGTCTTCGGCACCGGCCATTCGCATATGCTGGCGGAAGAGGTGCACTATCGTGCCGGCGGGCTCGCCTTCACCGTGCCGGTGCTCGTCGGCTCGGCCATGTTGCATGAGGGCGCGGTCATCAGTTCGGTTTATGAGCGCACGCAAGGGCTGGTGCGGCCGATGCTGGAGCGTTACGGCATGCAGCCGGGCGATGTCATCATCATCGCCTCCAATTCGGGCGTGAACGCCGCGCCGATCGAGGCCGCCGACTATGCGCGCGAAATCGGCGCAAAGGTGATTGCCATCACGTCGATCGCCTATTCCTCAGCGATCGCCAATGGCCGCCGGCGGCTTGCCGACGTGGCCGATGTGGTGCTCGACAACGGGCTGCCGCCGGGTGACGCCGTTGTCGATCTCGAAGGCACGGGGCTCCGGGTTGGGCCAGTCTCGACGGCCGTCGGGGTGACCGTCATCAATGCGATCTTCGCCGAAGTCGCCTCGGAGCTTTCGAAATCCGGCGATGCGCCAATTTATCTCAGCGCCAACATGCCGGGTGCCGCCGAGATCAACCAGAAGCTCGTCAAGAAATACCGTCCGCGCAACCCGCATCTCTAG
- the nagA gene encoding N-acetylglucosamine-6-phosphate deacetylase yields the protein MARKIFLGARIFDGERFHDDKALIVAGGRVEAIAARNDLPDGEVVTLPGGVLSAGFIDAQVNGGAGRMLNDEPSVASMDIIAGGHRPYGTTSLLPTLITDTSEASIAAIEAAKEAVNMNCGVAGLHLEGPHLAPARKGAHLAELMRPVEDRDVKAFIRAREAIGTLLVTMAAEQVTVAQVRELAEAGVTVSIGHSDCSSEAAEERFDAGARGVTHLFNAMSQLGHRTPGLVGAAIDHPSTWCGIIADGHHVDPKALRTALRAKRGEGKLFFVTDAMSLVGSEKDSFTLNGRTVRRERGGFCSKLVLSDGTLAGSDVDMISTIRYGVTYLDLTLAEALRMATLYPARFLRLGDRGRLSPGARADLVHLTDALAVTATWLSGEAA from the coding sequence ATGGCCCGCAAGATCTTTCTCGGCGCGCGCATCTTCGACGGTGAGCGCTTCCATGACGACAAAGCCCTCATCGTTGCCGGCGGCCGCGTCGAAGCGATCGCTGCCAGAAATGATCTGCCGGACGGTGAGGTGGTGACGCTCCCCGGCGGTGTTCTGTCGGCCGGCTTCATCGATGCGCAGGTCAATGGCGGCGCCGGGCGGATGCTGAACGACGAGCCTTCCGTTGCCTCGATGGACATTATTGCCGGCGGGCACCGGCCCTATGGCACGACGTCGCTGTTGCCGACGCTGATCACCGATACTTCAGAGGCCTCCATTGCCGCCATCGAGGCGGCCAAGGAAGCAGTGAATATGAACTGCGGCGTCGCCGGCCTGCATCTGGAAGGCCCACATCTGGCGCCTGCGAGGAAGGGCGCGCATCTGGCCGAATTGATGCGGCCGGTGGAGGACCGCGACGTTAAGGCTTTCATCCGGGCGCGCGAGGCGATCGGCACGCTGCTCGTCACCATGGCCGCCGAGCAGGTGACGGTTGCCCAGGTGCGCGAGCTTGCGGAAGCCGGTGTCACCGTCAGCATCGGCCATTCCGATTGTTCGAGCGAGGCGGCGGAAGAGCGTTTCGATGCCGGTGCGCGGGGCGTCACGCACCTCTTCAACGCCATGAGCCAGTTGGGACACCGCACGCCCGGTCTCGTCGGCGCGGCGATCGATCATCCCTCGACCTGGTGCGGCATCATCGCCGACGGCCATCATGTCGATCCGAAGGCCCTGCGCACGGCGCTGCGCGCCAAACGCGGCGAAGGCAAGCTGTTCTTCGTCACCGACGCGATGTCGCTCGTCGGGTCGGAGAAGGATTCGTTCACGCTGAACGGGCGCACCGTCCGGCGTGAAAGGGGCGGCTTTTGCTCGAAGCTGGTGCTGTCCGACGGCACGCTGGCCGGTTCCGATGTCGACATGATCTCGACGATCCGTTACGGCGTCACCTATCTCGACCTGACGCTCGCCGAGGCCTTGCGCATGGCGACCCTTTATCCGGCCCGGTTCCTCCGGCTTGGCGATCGCGGCCGTCTCTCGCCGGGCGCGCGTGCCGATCTCGTGCATCTCACCGATGCGCTTGCCGTCACCGCCACCTGGCTCAGCGGCGAAGCGGCCTAA
- a CDS encoding SIS domain-containing protein, with amino-acid sequence MNDNQSLMLQEAGQSPEVVATLLEKEKPVFAEIARLFSSARPSVVTTAARGSSDHAATFFKYLFEITCGVPVASVGPSIASVYGAALHLKGGVHFTVSQSGASPDIVALQDAAKKGGATTIAVVNVTDSPLAKQADIVLGLNAGAEKSVAATKSFIASVAALAGVTAAIGGASDLQAALDKLPEALSSTNGIDTAAAEEVLFNATSLYTAGRGPAFAIALEAALKAKETSGLHAEAFSLAELMHGPMRLVQPGFPIVAFAPDDAAFANNVQALERLQKLGATTVGFSTQPLSGVHLRVPTTGNGLVDPLVSLLVYYRLIESVTRRKGFDPDKPANLLKVTETV; translated from the coding sequence ATGAATGACAACCAGTCACTGATGCTGCAAGAAGCCGGCCAATCGCCCGAGGTGGTGGCGACGCTGCTCGAAAAGGAAAAACCGGTCTTTGCCGAGATCGCCCGGTTGTTTTCGTCCGCACGCCCGAGCGTGGTGACGACGGCGGCGCGCGGCTCGTCGGACCACGCCGCCACCTTCTTCAAATATCTCTTCGAGATTACCTGCGGCGTTCCGGTCGCCTCGGTCGGTCCGTCGATCGCTTCCGTCTATGGTGCGGCGCTGCATCTGAAGGGCGGCGTCCATTTCACCGTCTCGCAGTCGGGTGCCAGCCCCGATATCGTCGCGTTGCAGGATGCCGCGAAGAAGGGCGGAGCGACGACGATCGCCGTCGTCAACGTCACCGATAGCCCGCTTGCGAAACAGGCCGATATCGTTCTCGGCCTCAATGCCGGTGCGGAAAAGAGCGTCGCGGCGACAAAATCCTTCATCGCCTCGGTCGCCGCCCTTGCCGGCGTGACGGCTGCGATCGGCGGTGCGTCCGACCTGCAGGCTGCACTCGACAAGCTGCCGGAGGCGCTTTCGTCAACTAACGGCATCGACACCGCGGCAGCCGAGGAGGTGCTCTTCAACGCGACCTCGCTCTATACCGCCGGCCGCGGCCCGGCTTTCGCGATCGCGCTCGAAGCGGCGTTGAAGGCCAAGGAAACCTCCGGCCTGCATGCCGAGGCCTTCTCGCTGGCGGAACTGATGCACGGTCCGATGCGCCTGGTGCAGCCGGGCTTCCCGATCGTCGCCTTTGCGCCCGACGATGCGGCCTTCGCCAACAATGTGCAGGCGCTGGAACGCCTGCAGAAGCTCGGCGCCACCACCGTCGGCTTCTCGACGCAGCCGCTCTCCGGTGTCCATCTGCGCGTACCGACGACGGGCAACGGCCTCGTCGATCCGCTGGTGTCGCTGCTCGTCTATTACCGGCTGATCGAGTCGGTGACTCGCCGCAAGGGCTTCGATCCCGACAAGCCGGCAAACCTGCTCAAGGTGACGGAGACGGTCTGA
- a CDS encoding GntR family transcriptional regulator: MDRTSLIVELNSRGLRDEALTGPLYKRLAQTLTGLIQEGLLKPGTALPGERDLAEALKLGRVTVRTAYRDLMASGTLESRHGSGTFVSSRVERMEQSLWRLSSFSADMRSRGRLPAARILSRAVNTPSPEESFLLGLGGDEPVLRLDRLRLADGLPLAIERAVVPIKFLGHDAGGEGSLYDALTASGHRPVRALQRLTAVTLDPSSAAILNVKSGAPALLIERVSRLEDQRVVEYTRSHYRGDAYDFVAELRIGDDL, encoded by the coding sequence ATGGATAGAACCAGTCTGATAGTGGAACTAAACAGCCGCGGCCTGCGCGACGAGGCACTGACCGGGCCGCTCTACAAGCGGCTGGCGCAGACGCTGACCGGCCTCATTCAGGAAGGGTTGCTGAAGCCCGGCACCGCACTCCCGGGCGAGCGCGACCTTGCCGAGGCTCTGAAGCTCGGCCGTGTCACCGTGCGCACCGCCTATCGCGATCTGATGGCATCCGGCACACTGGAATCGCGCCACGGAAGCGGTACTTTCGTGTCGAGCAGAGTGGAGCGCATGGAGCAGTCGCTCTGGCGGCTTTCCTCCTTCTCCGCCGACATGCGTTCGCGCGGGCGTCTGCCCGCCGCACGGATATTGTCGCGGGCGGTCAATACGCCGTCGCCGGAGGAATCCTTCCTGCTCGGCCTCGGCGGCGACGAGCCGGTGCTGAGACTCGACCGCTTGCGCCTTGCCGACGGCCTGCCGCTGGCGATCGAACGCGCCGTGGTGCCGATCAAGTTCCTCGGGCACGATGCCGGTGGCGAGGGATCGCTCTACGATGCGCTGACGGCCAGCGGCCACAGGCCGGTGCGCGCGCTGCAGCGGCTGACGGCGGTCACGCTCGACCCGTCCTCCGCCGCAATCCTGAACGTCAAATCGGGCGCGCCGGCGCTCCTGATCGAACGTGTCTCGCGCCTGGAAGACCAGCGCGTCGTCGAATACACCCGCTCGCATTATCGCGGCGATGCCTATGATTTCGTAGCCGAATTGAGAATCGGAGATGACCTATGA
- a CDS encoding aldose epimerase family protein: MSDKLERDVFGQTKAGETVYRVEIKGGGLTAKIISWGAVIQDLRLEGHDAPLQLGFDDFDSYPLYSSYFGATPGRCANRVGGGRFTLDDKDYQLELNENGVTHLHGGSDNIAKRNWTIVEHDVDRVVLKIVDPDGRAGYPGNCTIQATFWVHGNGELSITYESTSDQPTLASVCQHAYFNLDGREDALGHDIMIAADHYLPTDEKQVPTGETRSVEGTEFDFREMAPMKRFVGSEQMFYDHNFCLSGERTAKRSVALARSLYSGVSLEVRSTEPGVQFYAGFKLDTGAPGIGGRKYGPFAGFCLETQVWPDAINHQGFPNAVLRPGEVLRQETDYIFTKN, from the coding sequence ATGTCGGATAAGTTGGAGCGGGACGTTTTCGGGCAGACGAAGGCGGGTGAGACCGTCTATCGCGTCGAGATCAAGGGCGGCGGGCTGACGGCCAAGATCATAAGCTGGGGCGCGGTCATCCAGGATCTGCGTCTCGAGGGCCATGACGCGCCGCTGCAGCTCGGCTTTGATGATTTCGATAGCTATCCCCTCTATTCATCCTATTTCGGCGCGACACCGGGCCGCTGCGCCAACCGCGTCGGCGGCGGCAGGTTTACGCTTGACGACAAGGACTATCAGCTCGAACTGAATGAAAACGGCGTGACGCATCTGCATGGCGGCAGCGACAATATCGCCAAACGCAACTGGACGATCGTCGAGCATGACGTCGACCGCGTGGTGCTGAAGATCGTCGATCCCGATGGCCGCGCCGGCTATCCCGGCAATTGCACCATCCAGGCGACTTTCTGGGTGCATGGCAACGGTGAACTGTCGATCACCTATGAATCGACCAGCGACCAGCCGACGCTCGCCAGTGTCTGCCAGCACGCCTATTTCAATCTCGACGGTCGCGAAGATGCGCTTGGCCACGATATCATGATTGCCGCCGATCATTATCTGCCGACCGATGAGAAGCAGGTGCCGACCGGCGAGACCCGTTCCGTCGAGGGCACCGAATTCGATTTCCGGGAGATGGCGCCGATGAAGCGTTTCGTCGGCAGCGAACAGATGTTCTACGACCATAATTTCTGCCTGTCGGGCGAGCGCACCGCCAAGCGGAGTGTCGCGCTCGCCCGCAGCCTGTATTCGGGTGTGTCGCTGGAAGTGCGCAGCACCGAGCCAGGCGTCCAGTTCTATGCGGGCTTCAAGCTCGATACTGGGGCTCCCGGCATCGGCGGGCGCAAATACGGTCCATTCGCCGGCTTCTGCCTGGAGACACAGGTCTGGCCGGATGCGATCAATCACCAAGGTTTTCCGAATGCGGTTCTGCGCCCCGGCGAAGTGCTGCGCCAGGAGACGGATTATATCTTCACCAAGAACTGA
- the metA gene encoding homoserine O-acetyltransferase MetA, translated as MPIKIPDTLPAFETLVQEGVRVMTETLAIRQDIRPLQIGLLNLMPNKIKTELQMARLVGASPLQVELSLIRIGGHKAKNTSEDHLLAFYQTWEEVKHRKFDGFIITGAPIELLPYEDVTYWPEMQEILDWTETNVHSTMNVCWGAMAAIYHFHGVPKYELKEKAFGVYRHRNLKPSSIYLNGFSDNFEVPVSRWTEVRRADIEKSESLEILMESAEMGVCLVHEKRGRRLYMFNHVEYDSTSLSDEYFRDVNTGVPIKMPHNYFPHNDPALAPQNRWRSHAHLLFGNWINEIYQTTPFDVEEIGTDL; from the coding sequence ATGCCCATCAAGATCCCCGATACGCTGCCCGCCTTCGAAACCCTGGTTCAGGAGGGTGTGCGGGTGATGACCGAGACGTTGGCGATCCGTCAGGATATCCGACCGTTGCAGATCGGGCTGCTCAACCTCATGCCGAACAAGATCAAGACCGAGCTGCAGATGGCCCGCCTCGTCGGCGCCTCGCCGCTGCAGGTGGAACTGTCGCTCATTCGCATCGGCGGCCACAAGGCGAAGAACACGTCCGAGGATCATCTGCTTGCCTTCTACCAGACCTGGGAGGAGGTAAAGCACCGCAAGTTCGACGGCTTCATCATCACCGGGGCGCCGATCGAGCTTTTGCCCTATGAGGACGTCACTTATTGGCCGGAGATGCAGGAGATTCTCGACTGGACAGAAACGAACGTCCATTCGACGATGAACGTCTGCTGGGGCGCGATGGCGGCGATCTATCATTTTCACGGCGTTCCGAAATACGAGCTGAAAGAGAAGGCCTTCGGCGTCTACCGCCACCGGAACCTGAAGCCTTCCTCGATCTATCTCAACGGCTTTTCCGACAATTTCGAAGTGCCGGTGTCGCGCTGGACCGAAGTGCGCCGCGCCGATATCGAGAAATCCGAAAGCCTGGAGATCCTGATGGAATCAGCCGAAATGGGCGTCTGCCTCGTGCACGAGAAGAGAGGCCGGCGGCTCTACATGTTCAACCATGTCGAATATGATTCCACCTCGCTTTCCGACGAGTATTTCCGCGACGTCAATACCGGCGTGCCGATCAAGATGCCGCACAATTACTTCCCGCATAACGATCCGGCGCTTGCGCCGCAGAACCGCTGGCGCAGCCATGCGCATCTCTTGTTCGGCAACTGGATCAACGAAATCTACCAGACGACGCCCTTTGATGTGGAAGAGATCGGCACGGACCTCTGA
- a CDS encoding ABC transporter ATP-binding protein/permease — MLFIRVWAIWKSVMADKIEGRPGIVRQDRVGYDFSLTYRLGVMFSAFWNSEVRGRVLFLATVLILVILATSYGQVILNEWNAPFYDSLERRDLGEFFHQLEIFAMIAGTLLLLNVLQAWLNQMTALYMREGLSRDLVDQWLKRKRALRLASSGLIGVNPDQRLHEDSRNLAESTTGLVLGLLQSTILLVSFIGVLWELSSGFIFRISGHSFSIPGYMVWAAIFYAASASVLSQVVGRKLVKLNADRFSKEAELRFTLMHANENMPAITVARGEENERRRINADISSVLTVVKRLAMANTNLTWVSAGYGWLVIVIPIIVAAPAYFSGGLTLGQLMMSVGAFNQVNTALRWYVSNFGPIAEWRATLMRVTDFRQALLDMEEDFDLKDSIAYENTAPDTLTLKDVVIVAKVGEDIEECGGFRLRETNVVIKAGEKIMINGDHSVNRKLLFQAMAGLWPCGSGTIGLPPIDDMLFVPQVAYVPGGTLREALAFPERPEAYEKAAVEAALDKVGLHSLIARLDTRARWDKMLDGDQQKAIGFARLLLVRPRWIIFDEVLEGMEPELQETMAKLLTSMPESGMIYIGRSEAYLEALKPRVLHLQALPSASEEPPAVQTGPSASAGAAAVPAPAL; from the coding sequence ATGTTATTTATAAGGGTATGGGCGATTTGGAAAAGCGTAATGGCAGATAAAATCGAGGGGAGGCCGGGCATCGTAAGGCAGGATAGGGTAGGGTATGATTTCAGCCTGACATATCGCCTCGGCGTCATGTTCTCAGCATTCTGGAATTCGGAAGTGCGTGGCAGGGTGCTGTTTCTGGCGACCGTGCTGATCCTCGTTATCCTGGCGACATCCTACGGCCAGGTGATTTTGAACGAGTGGAATGCGCCCTTCTACGACTCTCTGGAGCGCCGCGACCTCGGCGAATTCTTCCACCAACTCGAAATCTTCGCGATGATCGCCGGCACACTGCTGCTGCTCAACGTGCTGCAGGCCTGGCTGAACCAGATGACGGCGCTCTATATGCGCGAAGGCTTGTCACGCGATCTTGTTGACCAGTGGCTGAAGCGCAAGCGGGCGCTGCGGCTTGCCTCCAGCGGCCTGATCGGCGTCAATCCGGACCAGCGTCTGCACGAGGATTCCCGCAACCTTGCCGAAAGCACGACAGGGCTGGTTCTCGGCCTGCTGCAATCGACCATTCTTCTGGTGAGCTTCATCGGCGTGCTCTGGGAGCTTTCGAGCGGCTTCATCTTCCGCATCAGCGGCCATAGCTTCTCCATTCCGGGCTACATGGTCTGGGCGGCGATTTTCTATGCCGCTTCCGCCTCGGTGCTGAGCCAGGTCGTCGGCCGCAAGCTGGTGAAGCTCAATGCCGATCGTTTTTCGAAAGAGGCCGAGCTTCGCTTCACGCTGATGCATGCCAATGAGAACATGCCGGCGATCACCGTTGCCCGCGGCGAGGAGAACGAACGCCGGCGCATCAACGCCGATATCAGCTCGGTCCTGACAGTCGTCAAGCGGCTTGCCATGGCCAATACCAATCTCACCTGGGTTTCGGCCGGCTATGGCTGGCTGGTGATCGTCATCCCGATCATCGTTGCCGCCCCCGCCTATTTCTCCGGCGGCCTCACCCTCGGCCAGTTGATGATGTCGGTCGGTGCCTTCAACCAGGTCAACACGGCGCTGCGCTGGTATGTCTCCAATTTCGGCCCGATCGCCGAATGGCGCGCCACGCTGATGCGCGTCACCGATTTCCGCCAGGCGTTGCTCGACATGGAGGAGGACTTCGACCTGAAGGACAGCATCGCCTATGAAAACACCGCGCCCGACACGCTGACGTTGAAGGATGTGGTGATCGTCGCCAAGGTCGGCGAAGACATCGAGGAATGCGGCGGTTTCCGCCTGCGTGAAACCAATGTCGTGATCAAGGCCGGAGAAAAGATCATGATCAACGGCGATCACAGCGTCAACCGCAAGCTGCTCTTCCAGGCGATGGCCGGCCTCTGGCCGTGCGGCAGCGGCACGATAGGCCTGCCGCCAATCGACGACATGCTCTTCGTTCCGCAGGTTGCCTATGTTCCTGGCGGCACGCTGCGCGAGGCGCTGGCCTTTCCCGAACGTCCCGAAGCCTACGAGAAAGCCGCCGTCGAGGCGGCCCTCGACAAGGTTGGTCTCCATTCGCTGATCGCAAGGCTCGATACCCGCGCCCGCTGGGACAAGATGCTCGACGGCGACCAGCAGAAAGCGATCGGATTTGCCCGGCTGCTTCTCGTACGCCCGCGCTGGATCATTTTCGACGAAGTGCTGGAAGGCATGGAGCCGGAATTGCAGGAAACAATGGCCAAACTGCTTACCTCGATGCCTGAAAGCGGCATGATCTATATCGGCCGCTCCGAGGCCTATCTCGAGGCGCTGAAGCCGCGCGTGCTGCATCTGCAGGCGCTGCCGTCAGCATCCGAGGAGCCGCCTGCCGTCCAGACCGGCCCCAGCGCCAGTGCGGGCGCTGCCGCCGTGCCCGCGCCGGCGCTTTGA